The proteins below come from a single Eubacterium limosum genomic window:
- a CDS encoding sigma-54 interaction domain-containing protein, which produces MSKNNSLLYRELEEVTTMGIQIVDINHKVICYSKGCELIEGYKRKDVLGKDMNSLYNQRPELKNNSSRSVIVDTFETKTPQRDVFVSYTTKNSDRIINVLCDTYLLYDNTDNIKSVICVFRDISDYLNLISLVNRLNAELNLQNPNLINDTQYTFDHLIGISPEFLDAVEQAKRISASDESVLIVGETGTGKELFAQSIHNASKRSHKRFIALNCSALPENLMESTLFGTCKGAFTGALNQKGLLEAAEGSTLFLDEINSMDIGLQAKLLRVLETKRYRKVGSSLEQSCDIRFISAMNQPPQKAIADKEIRLDLYYRIAVFSLSIPPLRARKEDILYLSNYFIKALAPPSGKKISALSQKTAKLFENYAWQGNVRELKHVILQSIYSARENEMLIEPRHLQNHSFENILSHPVKGDSFISVSTSSERDLSKKMNAYEKGLIQQALAENNHNITKTAEYLKITRQSLHGKIKKHSIITKKDNSSDN; this is translated from the coding sequence ATGTCTAAAAACAATTCTTTGCTTTACCGCGAATTAGAAGAAGTTACCACCATGGGTATTCAAATAGTCGATATCAATCACAAGGTTATCTGCTATTCAAAGGGTTGTGAGTTAATTGAAGGTTATAAAAGAAAAGATGTTCTGGGAAAGGACATGAATTCACTTTATAATCAAAGGCCGGAGTTGAAAAATAATTCGAGCCGTTCTGTTATTGTAGATACCTTTGAGACGAAAACGCCACAGAGGGATGTTTTTGTGTCCTATACGACAAAGAATAGTGACCGAATCATTAATGTTCTTTGTGACACTTATTTACTTTATGATAACACTGATAATATTAAATCGGTTATTTGCGTTTTCAGGGATATTTCTGATTACTTAAATCTTATCAGTCTGGTCAATCGCCTCAATGCTGAATTAAACTTACAAAACCCTAATTTGATCAATGATACGCAATATACATTTGACCATCTCATAGGCATCAGCCCCGAGTTTCTGGATGCCGTTGAACAAGCTAAACGTATTTCTGCGAGTGATGAATCGGTTTTGATTGTAGGAGAGACGGGAACAGGAAAGGAGCTTTTCGCCCAGAGCATTCACAATGCCAGTAAGCGGAGCCATAAGCGTTTTATCGCGCTCAACTGCAGCGCCCTGCCTGAAAATCTTATGGAGAGTACTTTGTTTGGTACTTGCAAAGGCGCCTTTACAGGCGCTCTCAACCAAAAGGGGTTGCTTGAGGCGGCTGAGGGCAGTACACTGTTTCTTGATGAGATCAATTCGATGGATATCGGCCTTCAGGCAAAGCTACTCCGCGTGCTGGAAACAAAGCGATACCGTAAAGTCGGCAGCAGCCTTGAACAAAGCTGTGACATCCGTTTTATAAGCGCGATGAACCAGCCTCCTCAAAAAGCCATTGCGGATAAAGAAATCCGCCTTGATCTTTATTACCGCATTGCGGTCTTTTCTCTATCAATCCCACCACTCAGAGCACGTAAAGAAGATATCCTCTATTTGTCAAACTATTTTATAAAAGCACTGGCCCCACCATCAGGTAAAAAAATATCTGCCCTGTCTCAAAAAACAGCAAAATTATTTGAAAATTACGCATGGCAGGGAAATGTACGGGAGCTTAAACACGTTATTCTGCAAAGCATCTATTCTGCTCGAGAAAATGAAATGCTCATAGAACCCAGACATTTACAAAATCATTCTTTTGAAAATATTCTGTCTCATCCTGTAAAAGGGGATTCTTTTATCTCTGTTTCCACCTCATCGGAAAGGGATTTAAGCAAAAAAATGAATGCCTATGAAAAAGGGTTGATCCAGCAGGCGCTTGCAGAAAATAATCACAATATCACAAAAACAGCTGAATACTTAAAAATAACCCGACAGTCTCTCCACGGTAAAATTAAAAAGCATTCCATTATTACGAAAAAGGATAATTCTTCGGACAATTAA
- a CDS encoding MFS transporter, producing MTTSMSKGKRNFLVFLISIMCQLIYIVPYIRFYFYDQYVAAYELTNLQLGNLGSIYGLVALFSYFIGGFFADRFSIRSLMTVSFTVCAGLAFWEAMYPSYSSLILIYSLFAFFNSATMWPAYIKFLRGLGSDDEQSRLYGTSEALRGVLGCAAGLGLLALVVQFSDIRVGVQTIIITLGVSYIVFAILSLVFLPKSDPAEKRDVSANRKDKHSTWNNFIATIKLPETWILSIFMFACYCTFMAGVNYLGTYTTQILGISAEISSGLGIVRNYGILVIAGLLGGILADKAKSRLIFIVYLLIGVIILAVATPLSSTMVMLCLVISMVLPLFYYGIKAVYFSVLGDAGIPMALTGMASGIISFIALSPDAFMTSIMGAWLDKDPVMGFNMIFGWMVVWAIIAIVFALIIYKRGKNKQLKTENTLQK from the coding sequence ATGACAACCTCTATGTCAAAGGGAAAAAGAAACTTTCTGGTATTTCTAATCAGCATCATGTGTCAATTGATCTACATTGTCCCTTATATTCGGTTTTATTTTTACGACCAATACGTTGCCGCCTATGAACTGACCAATCTTCAATTAGGAAATCTCGGATCAATTTATGGGCTTGTCGCGCTGTTCAGTTACTTTATCGGCGGCTTCTTCGCTGACCGCTTCAGTATTCGGAGCCTGATGACGGTTTCCTTTACGGTCTGCGCCGGACTCGCCTTCTGGGAGGCCATGTATCCATCCTATAGCTCACTGATTCTTATTTACTCGCTATTTGCTTTTTTTAACTCTGCTACCATGTGGCCAGCCTACATCAAATTTCTGCGTGGCCTGGGGAGCGATGACGAACAGAGCCGCCTGTATGGAACCAGCGAAGCGCTAAGAGGAGTTCTCGGCTGTGCGGCTGGTCTTGGCCTGCTGGCGCTTGTCGTTCAATTTTCAGATATCCGGGTCGGCGTCCAGACAATCATTATTACCCTGGGGGTCTCTTATATTGTTTTTGCTATTTTGAGCCTTGTTTTCCTTCCCAAATCTGACCCGGCTGAAAAAAGGGATGTCTCGGCAAACCGTAAAGACAAACATTCCACCTGGAATAATTTCATAGCGACGATCAAGCTGCCTGAAACCTGGATTTTATCTATCTTTATGTTTGCCTGCTACTGTACTTTTATGGCAGGTGTTAACTATCTGGGAACCTATACCACGCAAATTTTGGGGATTTCAGCCGAAATCTCAAGCGGTCTGGGAATTGTCCGAAACTACGGCATTCTGGTGATTGCCGGCCTTCTGGGCGGCATTTTGGCAGACAAGGCAAAATCAAGACTGATTTTCATTGTTTATCTTTTGATTGGCGTCATTATTCTCGCGGTCGCAACGCCGCTGTCAAGCACAATGGTCATGCTCTGCCTGGTTATCAGCATGGTTCTGCCTTTATTCTATTATGGGATCAAAGCTGTCTATTTTTCTGTTTTAGGCGATGCTGGTATTCCAATGGCCCTAACCGGAATGGCCTCGGGCATTATTTCATTTATCGCGCTGTCACCCGATGCTTTCATGACCAGCATCATGGGCGCGTGGCTCGATAAAGACCCTGTCATGGGCTTTAATATGATCTTTGGATGGATGGTCGTTTGGGCGATAATCGCCATTGTTTTCGCCTTGATTATTTACAAACGCGGCAAAAACAAACAGCTGAAAACGGAAAATACATTACAAAAATAA
- a CDS encoding trimethylamine methyltransferase family protein gives MMNTKKYSHYVSQETIEKIHENSLVLLEEVGVLFENERALALFRQNGFRIEGEKVFFDRKKIESLLQQLPESFELTSSKGNLKIGNGSRITMPSGGPVYISDHGRVRKTTNEDITNIFKICCTSKELKYNRLEYLPDTKGLDQKQLIHYHTAMSLKYSTLPPFMLVNTFNLDKDTIYQHTLDDIEIIRRYEGVTDKTKIVNTFCVNSLSPLCYDHDPLERVFAYAESNQPLWFSPCAMPVLTAPYSVISTMILTNAEILAGIVFAQLIQPGLPCIYGNTSTGTNLKTLLLTFGAPETMLMIYASNAMADFYKIPCRTGGGQADAKEVDYQAGLESMFMIQSTMEAGTDLIFHATGMMGSMNLFSYEKFILDEEAVAFARRMVDGIDCSDEKLCMDILRETGPRGSFLKGRTPKMYREEFYMAKYLNKEDVNTWQNEGSVSILETARKEVAKRISSYEAPGITKEQDKLLMPYLPPQYQDNI, from the coding sequence ATGATGAACACAAAAAAATACAGCCACTATGTGTCACAGGAAACCATTGAAAAAATTCACGAAAATTCCTTAGTTCTTTTGGAAGAAGTCGGCGTTTTATTTGAAAATGAACGCGCGCTTGCTCTATTCCGCCAAAACGGCTTTCGAATTGAAGGCGAAAAAGTTTTCTTTGATCGAAAAAAAATTGAATCCCTGTTGCAGCAGCTGCCCGAAAGTTTTGAATTAACTTCAAGTAAAGGTAATCTCAAGATCGGCAACGGCAGCCGAATCACCATGCCCAGCGGCGGCCCAGTCTATATTTCTGACCATGGCAGGGTTCGGAAAACCACCAATGAGGATATCACCAATATTTTTAAAATCTGCTGTACCAGCAAGGAATTAAAATATAACCGACTGGAGTATTTACCAGACACAAAGGGCCTTGATCAAAAACAGCTCATTCATTATCATACCGCCATGAGCTTAAAATACAGTACCCTGCCCCCTTTTATGCTCGTAAACACGTTTAACCTCGATAAAGACACCATCTACCAGCACACGCTGGATGATATCGAAATCATCAGGCGTTACGAGGGCGTCACCGATAAAACAAAGATTGTAAATACCTTTTGCGTGAACTCACTTTCGCCCTTATGCTATGACCACGATCCCCTGGAACGCGTTTTTGCCTATGCCGAATCGAACCAGCCGCTCTGGTTCTCACCCTGTGCCATGCCTGTCCTGACAGCGCCCTACAGCGTGATCTCCACGATGATCCTCACCAATGCCGAGATTCTCGCTGGTATTGTGTTCGCCCAGCTCATACAGCCTGGTCTTCCCTGTATTTACGGCAACACCTCTACCGGCACAAATTTGAAAACGCTGCTTTTAACCTTTGGCGCGCCTGAAACCATGCTGATGATTTACGCTTCAAATGCGATGGCCGATTTTTATAAAATTCCATGCCGAACCGGCGGCGGACAAGCCGATGCTAAAGAGGTTGATTACCAGGCAGGGCTCGAATCCATGTTTATGATACAGTCAACAATGGAGGCGGGTACTGATTTAATTTTCCATGCTACCGGTATGATGGGGAGTATGAATCTGTTCAGTTATGAAAAATTCATTTTAGATGAAGAAGCGGTTGCCTTTGCGAGAAGAATGGTCGATGGTATTGATTGCTCTGATGAAAAATTATGTATGGATATTTTACGCGAAACCGGCCCCAGGGGATCTTTCTTAAAAGGGCGGACGCCAAAGATGTATCGAGAAGAATTTTATATGGCAAAATACCTTAACAAGGAGGATGTCAACACCTGGCAGAATGAAGGTTCTGTTTCGATTCTGGAAACTGCACGAAAGGAGGTCGCAAAGAGAATTTCGTCTTATGAAGCACCCGGTATTACCAAAGAACAAGACAAGCTCCTTATGCCTTATCTGCCTCCGCAGTATCAGGATAATATCTAA
- a CDS encoding tyrosine-type recombinase/integrase: MKHYRKNVRKRADGRYEARCIVGYNNIYGKAVYRYLYAKTYQKVVEKLECCEKENFEEVELQRVLRKNRKRKNFSGVITEKFQEKKIINFEGNSLFLQEWMVDWLENSKKSEIKKSSYTQYHSVIHVHLIPALGGYELHELTSEILQDYVKAKLNNHRNALSSATVRRHLSILSSALKQAVKLGIITVNPCMNVSIPTTRKKKLDVFNKDEYLKLEKTLCRDQDKVKATAVLLALKTGVRLGELAALRWYDIDFEEKTIMVRDAVHRVNTSEEAGGKKTEMIFEGTKSYYSERTIPMNHEIYALLKGYEAGLSVKGEFVFSSKKGSFIDPRVYQIYFADVLKNADIKKRNFHILRHTFATRAASKNMQLSVLSRLLGHSNIAVTLKRYIHPLTEQDRIEMNKISEIPIDKEK; the protein is encoded by the coding sequence ATGAAGCACTACCGTAAAAATGTAAGAAAAAGAGCGGATGGGCGTTATGAAGCGCGGTGTATTGTAGGTTATAACAATATTTATGGCAAAGCGGTCTATCGGTATTTGTATGCAAAAACTTATCAGAAGGTAGTTGAAAAATTAGAATGTTGTGAAAAAGAAAATTTTGAAGAAGTTGAACTTCAAAGGGTCTTAAGAAAAAATAGAAAGCGTAAAAATTTTAGCGGTGTCATAACTGAAAAATTTCAAGAAAAGAAAATCATAAACTTTGAGGGTAATTCTTTGTTTTTGCAGGAGTGGATGGTGGATTGGCTTGAAAACAGCAAAAAATCAGAGATCAAAAAATCCTCTTATACGCAGTATCACAGCGTCATTCACGTCCACCTAATTCCTGCTTTGGGAGGATACGAGCTACACGAATTAACCAGTGAAATCCTTCAGGATTATGTGAAAGCAAAATTAAACAATCATCGAAATGCACTGTCTAGCGCGACGGTCAGACGTCATCTTTCGATTTTATCCTCTGCACTTAAACAGGCTGTGAAATTAGGGATTATCACGGTCAATCCTTGTATGAACGTGAGTATTCCCACGACAAGAAAAAAGAAATTGGATGTTTTTAATAAAGATGAATATTTGAAGCTTGAAAAAACTCTGTGCCGTGACCAAGACAAGGTAAAGGCGACCGCGGTTCTGTTGGCGTTAAAAACAGGCGTGCGGCTTGGCGAACTGGCAGCTCTTCGGTGGTATGATATTGATTTTGAGGAAAAAACGATAATGGTGCGCGATGCTGTTCATCGTGTGAACACATCAGAAGAAGCTGGTGGTAAAAAAACAGAAATGATTTTTGAAGGAACGAAATCCTATTATTCTGAAAGGACTATTCCGATGAATCATGAGATTTATGCTTTGCTGAAGGGCTATGAGGCAGGCCTTTCTGTGAAAGGAGAGTTTGTTTTTTCGAGTAAAAAAGGATCTTTTATTGATCCAAGAGTTTATCAAATTTACTTTGCAGATGTCTTAAAAAATGCGGACATCAAGAAAAGGAATTTCCATATTTTAAGACACACCTTTGCTACAAGAGCCGCAAGTAAAAATATGCAGCTATCTGTCCTGAGCAGGCTTTTAGGACACTCCAATATTGCTGTCACATTAAAACGCTATATCCATCCACTGACAGAACAGGATCGTATTGAAATGAATAAAATATCAGAGATTCCAATAGATAAAGAAAAATAA
- a CDS encoding trimethylamine methyltransferase family protein: protein MYSYEKFISHKDVEKIHDESLRILRKVGVRFEHPKIIEIFRKNGLQIDGNTVYMDEKIIAAHLALIPKSFTIRSSKGDSAYGEGFCHKMPAAGNIYIQDNGAVRKMTNDDVVNQFKLSDTSDLMDTNYMNIFLEDKDFTQDQKIYAELAMHLKYSSKAGPYVLPNTFQIENIHDPYVRGLRLIKDFEALQNDYVCIISINTLSPLCYDHDPLEKMLIAGEENQPIWISPCAMPLLTAPPSVMGMMAMTNAETLAGLVLSQMIRPGIPCVYGNTSGSTNLKTIQLSIGSPESVLITYATKALADYYGLPCRAGGGLSDSKDFDFQAGSESMMMIYASLDANPDLLFHACGIIGSFNIVSFEKFLADEEMYRMCERILRGIDCCPEKECYELISKTGPRGTFLKGRTPQIYRDEFFMPKYFNKDDPNQWQQHGSESVRDSIQKKVEQRIQSYEPPEITKEQERLLKPYLPQKYIEKI from the coding sequence ATGTATTCTTATGAGAAATTCATTTCACACAAGGATGTGGAAAAAATTCACGATGAGTCCTTACGGATTTTACGGAAAGTTGGCGTAAGGTTTGAGCATCCCAAAATCATTGAAATATTCAGAAAAAACGGGCTTCAAATTGACGGAAACACGGTTTACATGGATGAAAAAATAATTGCAGCACATTTGGCGCTTATTCCCAAAAGCTTTACGATACGCTCATCCAAAGGGGATTCTGCTTATGGGGAAGGCTTCTGTCATAAAATGCCAGCCGCCGGAAATATCTATATCCAGGATAACGGCGCTGTCCGTAAAATGACAAACGATGATGTGGTCAATCAATTTAAGCTTTCGGACACCAGTGATTTAATGGATACAAACTACATGAATATTTTTTTGGAGGACAAAGATTTTACCCAGGATCAAAAAATCTATGCTGAACTGGCGATGCACCTGAAATATTCAAGCAAGGCTGGCCCTTACGTCCTCCCAAATACCTTCCAAATCGAAAATATCCATGATCCATACGTCAGAGGATTGCGTCTCATAAAAGATTTCGAGGCATTGCAAAATGATTATGTCTGTATCATTTCTATTAATACGCTTTCCCCTCTCTGCTATGATCATGATCCTCTTGAAAAAATGCTGATCGCTGGTGAGGAAAACCAACCCATCTGGATTTCACCATGCGCTATGCCTCTCCTGACAGCGCCGCCATCTGTAATGGGCATGATGGCAATGACGAATGCCGAAACGCTGGCCGGGCTTGTCCTATCACAAATGATTCGCCCTGGGATACCCTGCGTTTATGGAAACACCTCGGGCTCGACCAATTTAAAAACGATACAGCTGAGCATTGGTTCTCCTGAAAGTGTTTTAATCACTTACGCGACTAAGGCCTTGGCGGATTACTATGGCCTGCCCTGCCGCGCCGGCGGCGGTTTAAGTGATTCAAAGGATTTTGATTTCCAGGCTGGTAGTGAGTCCATGATGATGATTTATGCGTCACTGGACGCGAACCCTGATTTGTTATTCCACGCCTGCGGCATCATCGGAAGCTTCAATATTGTAAGCTTTGAAAAATTTCTTGCAGACGAGGAAATGTATCGTATGTGCGAACGGATTCTTCGCGGTATTGACTGTTGTCCAGAAAAAGAATGCTATGAGCTCATTTCAAAAACAGGCCCCCGCGGAACTTTTTTGAAAGGACGAACGCCGCAGATCTATCGTGATGAATTCTTTATGCCAAAATATTTTAACAAGGATGATCCAAACCAGTGGCAGCAGCACGGTTCTGAATCGGTTCGGGATTCCATCCAAAAAAAAGTAGAGCAGCGTATCCAGTCCTACGAGCCTCCTGAAATTACCAAAGAACAGGAACGACTCTTAAAGCCATATCTGCCACAAAAATACATCGAAAAAATATAA